One part of the Streptococcus sp. oral taxon 431 genome encodes these proteins:
- a CDS encoding aminoglycoside 3'-phosphotransferase codes for MNTKISFSSLDFPEQLRTYIEGASLSDSSSHSGARVLYLDSGYYLKIDQKGRIEREAGIARWFETKGLGTPVIHYLSTDKDYLLTKEAIGRNALAFLDQPEKICRTMAEALKKLHNLNPHNFPSENHLKSYKDRAFKNYEKGEFYAKALLPQFQISSREEAFQLIQEQGHLLKTDAFIHGDACLPNFILKDADHFSCFIDLGLADFSDRHIDLFWAIWSLNYNLKDPKYAELFLDYYGRELVVSNKLRLVAAFEAFG; via the coding sequence ATGAATACAAAGATATCTTTTTCCTCATTGGATTTTCCTGAGCAATTACGAACTTATATAGAGGGGGCAAGCCTTTCTGACAGCTCTTCTCATTCAGGCGCAAGGGTCCTTTATCTTGACTCAGGTTACTATTTAAAAATAGATCAAAAGGGAAGAATAGAGCGAGAAGCTGGCATTGCAAGGTGGTTTGAAACCAAAGGACTGGGAACTCCAGTTATCCACTATCTATCTACAGATAAAGACTACCTCCTGACTAAAGAGGCTATTGGTCGTAATGCTCTCGCTTTTTTAGATCAGCCAGAAAAAATCTGCCGAACAATGGCAGAGGCTCTTAAAAAGCTTCACAACTTAAACCCACACAATTTTCCATCAGAAAATCATTTAAAATCCTACAAAGACAGAGCCTTTAAAAACTATGAAAAAGGTGAGTTCTATGCCAAGGCGCTCCTACCCCAATTCCAGATTAGCAGTCGCGAAGAGGCCTTCCAACTCATCCAAGAACAAGGGCACCTTTTAAAGACAGATGCCTTCATTCACGGGGACGCCTGTCTACCAAACTTTATTCTCAAAGATGCTGACCATTTCTCTTGCTTCATTGATCTTGGTTTGGCTGATTTCAGTGATCGACATATCGATCTCTTTTGGGCAATTTGGTCCCTCAATTACAACTTAAAAGATCCCAAATATGCTGAACTATTTCTCGACTATTACGGGAGAGAGCTGGTTGTTAGCAACAAACTTCGACTCGTTGCTGCCTTTGAAGCATTTGGATAA